One segment of Eschrichtius robustus isolate mEscRob2 chromosome 3, mEscRob2.pri, whole genome shotgun sequence DNA contains the following:
- the LOC137760508 gene encoding PRAME family member 12-like — MSVQNPLRLLDLAGMSLLRDEASAITALKDLPTELFPPLFMEAFYGRYSETLKAMVQAWPFVRLPLGGLMKMSHLGTLQAVLDGLDILLAQKDHPRRCKLRVLDLRNTSQDFWRMWSGDRAHGCSSSLMAQVAEDRSRAKQPVAPLEVFIELHLKERTLDGFLTYLIRWVEQRKASVHLCCKKLRILSFPMENTMKVLSMVQLDCIQEVQVNCAWHLSTLAMFAPLLGQMNKVQRLLLSHIHLSAPGEQEQQHFAQITSQYLRLHHLRNLHLESPSYLEGCLDQILRCLMTPLDNLAITHCLLSDSDLSHLSQCPNISQLKGLDLSGITLTYSSPELLPVLLEKVAATLQELYLEQCGIRDSHLEAILQSLSHCSQLMCFSLRGNLISMAIMEKLLRHTSGLPSLSQELYPVPQESYSSQGILQLGRFAQCQAELFEILRVLGRPRIIWISSSPCLHCGDNIFYHPQPIIYL; from the exons ATGAGTGTCCAGAACCCCCTGAGACTCCTGGACCTGGCGGGAATGAGCTTGCTGAGGGATGAGGCCTCGGCCATCACGGCTCTGAAGGATCTGCCCACAGAGCTCTTCCCCCCACTGTTCATGGAGGCCTTCTATGGGAGATACAGTGAGACCCTGAAGGCCATGGTGCAAGCCTGGCCCTTTGTCCGCCTGCCTCTGGGGGGCCTGATGAAGATGTCTCATCTGGGAACCTTACAAGCAGTGCTGGATGGGCTTGATATCCTGCTTGCACAGAAAGATCATCCCAG GAGGTGCAAACTGCGGGTGCTGGATTTAAGGAATACCAGCCAGGACTTCTGGAGAATGTGGTCTGGAGACAGGGCCCATGGATGTTCGAGCTCACTGATGGCACAAGTGGCTGAGGACAGGTCAAGGGCAAAACAGCCCGTGGCTCCCTTGGAGGTATTCATAGAACTTCATCTCAAGGAAAGGACCCTGGATGGATTCCTCACCTACCTCATCAGGTGGGTAGAGCAGAGAAAAGCTTCCGTACACCTGTGCTGTAAGAAGCTGAGGATTCTTTCATTTCCCATGGAAAATACTATGAAGGTCCTGAGTATGGTACAGTTGGACTGTATCCAGGAGGTGCAAGTGAATTGCGCCTGGCATCTGTCCACCCTGGCCATGTTTGCTCCTCTCCTGGGCCAGATGAATAAAGTGCAGAGACTCCTTCTCTCCCACATCCACCTGTCTGCACCTGGGGAGCAGGAACAGCAGCACTTTGCCCAGATTACCTCTCAGTACCTCAGGCTGCACCACCTCCGGAATCTCCATCTGGAATCTCCCTCCTACCTTGAAGGATGCCTGGACCAGATACTCAG GTGCCTGATGACCCCCTTAGACAACCTTGCAATAACTCACTGCCTCCTTTCGGATTCAGACTTGAGCCATCTGTCCCAGTGTCCGAACATCAGTCAGCTAAAGGGCCTGGATCTGAGTGGCATCACCCTGACCTACTCTAGTCCTGAGCTCCTCCCAGTTCTGTTGGAGAAAGTTGCAGCCACCCTCCAGGAACTATATTTAGAGCAATGTGGGATCAGGGACTCTCACCTCGAAGCCATCTTGCAATCCCTGAGCCACTGCTCTCAGCTCATGTGCTTCAGCCTGCGTGGAAACCTCATCTCCATGGCCATCATGGAGAAGCTGCTGCGACACACCTCCGGGCTGCCCAGTTTAAGTCAAGAGCTGTATCCTGTCCCTCAGGAGAGTTACAGCTCTCAGGGGATCCTCCAACTGGGAAGATTTGCCCAGTGTCAGGCTGAACTGTTTGAGATTCTGAGAGTCTTAGGACGTCCCAGGATCATCTGGATTAGTTCCAGCCCCTGTCTGCACTGTGGAGATAACATATTCTATCATCCCCAGCCCATCATATACCTCTGA